The following proteins are encoded in a genomic region of Brachypodium distachyon strain Bd21 chromosome 1, Brachypodium_distachyon_v3.0, whole genome shotgun sequence:
- the LOC100838833 gene encoding 40S ribosomal protein S3a, with amino-acid sequence MAVGKNKRISKGRKGSKKKIVDPFTKKEWYDIKAPLIFSTRNVGKTLVSRTQGTKIASEGLKHRVFEVSLADLQADEDQAYRKIRLRAEDVQGKNVLTNFWGMDFTTDKLRSLVRKWQTLIEAHVDVKTTDNYMLRMFCIGFTKRRPNQVKRTCYAQSSQIRQIRRKMVEIMVNQATSCDLKELVQKFIPEVIGKEIEKATSSIFPLQSVFVRKVKILKAPKFDLGKLMEVHGDYKEDVGMKVDRPAEGDEAIIPGAEDVAAAAE; translated from the exons ATGGCCGTCGGGAAGAACAAGCGCATCTCGAAGGGGAGGAAGggcagcaagaagaagat CGTCGATCCCTTCACCAAGAAGGAGTGGTACGACATCAAGGCGCCGCTGATCTTCTCGACCCGCAACGTCGGGAAGACCCTCGTCTCCAGGACCCAGGGCACCAAG atTGCTTCTGAGGGTCTGAAGCACAGGGTTTTCGAGGTATCCCTTGCTGATCTTCAGGCTGATGAGGATCAGGCTTACAGGAAGATCAGACTCCGTGCTGAGGACGTGCAAGGGAAGAACGTCCTCACAAACTTCTGG gGCATGGATTTCACCACCGACAAGCTCAGGTCGCTTGTCAGGAAGTGGCAGACACTCATTGAGGCTCATGTGGATGTCAAGACAACGGATAACTACATGCTTCGCATGTTTTGCATCGGCTTCACCAAGAGGCGCCCAAATCAAGTGAAGCGCACCTGCTATGCGCAGAGCAGCCAAATCCGTCAG ATCCGCCGCAAGATGGTTGAGATCATGGTCAACCAGGCAACCAGCTGTGACCTAAAGGAGCTTGTGCAGAAGTTCATCCCTGAGGTGATTGGGAAGGAGATCGAGAAGGCAACATCGAGCATCTTCCCCCTGCAGAGTGTGTTTGTACGCAAGGTGAAGATCCTGAAGGCGCCGAAGTTCGACCTTGGAAAGCTCATGGAG GTCCACGGCGACTATAAGGAGGATGTTGGCATGAAGGTCGACAGGCCTGCTGAAGGAGATGAGGCCATCATCCCTGGAGCGGAggatgttgctgctgctgctgagtaG
- the LOC100834077 gene encoding UPF0187 protein At3g61320, chloroplastic, producing MPPAPPSRPSSTPSHRRPHPPTSNPVRRHHNLHLARCFPDQPQPAKPAPPNPNPLLSLLTAVPDWADAVTERRVRDPRPLYTHEQWREHRSSRRHLRHLLSSLSSRVILSLAPPVSAFTAVAAAVATYNTLVPAYALTASSLPYQLTAPALALLLVFRTEASYARFDEGRKAWIRVLAGAAELVGMVMHPAGGVAGDGTDEPAGRTALVNYILAFPVALKCHITSNSDIRKDLQGLLAEDDLNVVLTSKHRPRCIIEFISQSLQMLDFEEHRRSIMESKLSGFLEGICVCEQIIGIPVPLSYTRLTSRFLVLWHLTLPVILWSECKWIVVPATFISAASLFCIEEVGVLIEEPFPMLALDEQCKQLHDSMHDMMSVQDSVRKRLVAKTKSQQRSGRYPNNGRPGSKSEQVKID from the exons atgccgccggcgccgccgtcgaggccCTCCTCGACCCCTTCACACCGCCGCCCCCACCCTCCTACATCCAACCccgtccgccgccaccacaaCCTCCACCTCGCCCGCTGCTTCCCCGACCAACCGCAACCCGCCAAACCCGCAcccccaaaccctaacccgctCCTCTCGCTGCTCACCGCCGTACCGGACTGGGCGGACGCCGTGACGGAACGGCGGGTGCGAGACCCGCGCCCGCTCTACACGCACGAGCAGTGGCGGGAGCACCGGAGCTCGCGCCGCCACCTGCGGCACCTCCTCTCCTCGCTCTCCTCCCGCGTCATCCTCTCCCTGGCCCCGCCCGTCTCCGCCttcaccgccgtcgccgccgccgtggccaccTACAACACGCTCGTCCCTGCATACGCGCTCACGGCGTCCTCGCTGCCCTACCAGCTCACGGCCCCCGCGctcgcgctcctcctcgtcttccgcACCGAGGCCTCCTACGCGCGCTTCGACGAGGGCCGCAAGGCCTGGATCCGcgtgctcgccggcgccgccgagctcgtcGGCATGGTCATGCATCCGGCGGGCGGTGTTGCCGGAGACGGGACGGACGAGCCGGCTGGGAGGACCGCGCTCGTCAACTACATCCTTGCATTCCCTGTTGCGCTCAAG TGTCATATAACTAGCAACTCCGACATAAGAAAGGATCTTCAGGGTTTGCTCGCAGAAGACGACTTGAATGTTGTTCTCACGTCAAAACACCGGCCTCGTTGTATCATCGAGTTCATTTCGCAGAGTCTTCAGATGCTGGACTTTGAGGAACATAGGCGAAGCATCATG GAGTCTAAACTGTCTGGTTTTCTTGAAGGAATTTGTGTCTGTGAGCAGATCATTGGGATTCCTGTCCCCCTGTCATACACTAGGCTTACTTCAAGATTCCTTGTTCTGTGGCATCTTACGCTTCCAGTGATACTATGGTCGGAATGTAAATGGATAGTCGTTCCAGCTACTTTTATCAGTGCTGCCTCTTTATTCTGCATTGAGGAA GTCGGTGTTTTGATCGAGGAACCATTCCCCATGCTAGCCCTTGACGAGCAGTGCAAGCAGCTCCACGACAGCATGCATGACATGATGTCAGTGCAAGACTCGGTTCGCAAGCGATTGGTTGCGAAGACTAAGAGCCAGCAACGGAGCGGTAGATACCCAAACAATGGCCGGCCCGGCTCCAAAAGCGAGCAGGTGAAGATCGATTGA